AGGTTGTTGTCACCTATGGGGTATTCTTGCCAAAATGTTTGACCTGAATCTAATAATGAGGAAACAATCAGAATATGAAACATTCTACAAGAATACTGACCTGTTCTTCCAAGAAATTTaacataatgaaaaacaaaaaaggtgggGACAGTTTTAGATTAAAAGAAACTAAATGCAGTACTTGATCTTGCATGGATGCATTGGATGATAATGGACTGATGTTAATTTCCTTAGCTGTGATAATGGTGTTGTGATCACATAGGAGAATGTCTTTCTCCTTGGGAGATATATGTTGAGGTATTTAGGGGAAGGTGACATAATATCTGTGGCCTACTTTCAAATAGTTcagcaaaataaatgtatactaattacaatatatatgtacatatgtatatatagagttGTGGGTAACAGAGTGGCAAGGCAAACATTTAACAATTTCCCAGGTAAAAGAATCATAAAGAAATACTCTTTCTGACTGTGTTTCTGACAGTGTTGACTAAATTACAGGTAGAGAGTGGGGGATGccttaaaaggttttttttcgAGGTTTGTATTGATTGGTGCTACTGATTGTATGTTTAAATGAAATTGGTCAAGGTTCACACATTTGCACATAGAAAGGAGACATGTTGGTAAACATACGTAATTATTCAGCCTTTGAAACTTCCTTGAGACATtggaaatacatttcttaatttcagaaaataattatctaaAGTTAACTGAAATAAGACTATGATGAAGACTTTTTAGTCAGGCAGGAAGGTTTTTATTAAGATTGTTTCAGAGTAGAATTCAGGAAATTTTTCTGACTACAAGTTAGAATGTCACTATGGATGTGTGAACTGTTTCCAACATAAACCATTGCACTCAAGTGAAATAAGTACACTGTTTtggctagatgcagtggctcacacctataatcccaaacttttggaggccaaggtgggaggatcacttgaggccaggaatctgAGACTAGTCTCGGCAATGtaacaagatcccatctctaaaaaaaatttttttaaagtaaagaacactcttcgtgtgtgtgtgtgtgtgtgtgtgtgtgtgacgaagtctcactctgttgcccagcctggagtgcagtggcatgatcttggctcactgcaagctcccaaagtgctgggattacaggcatgagccactgtgcctggccagaacacATTTTTTATGAATGAGAGTGCTGACCAGTTGGAGAACATTTCCCCAACATTCCTGGGACTTGTGGTGACTGGGAACCCAAACTGAGGGGGGATTCCTAACTTCTAGGACAACTGGGATGACTCCAGGACTGTTGATTGGGAGTTAACTCACTTCAGCAGTAGTTCTTAATTCCTGTGATTCCAATGTTGTTGTTCTGGCGATTAGGGAAAACCTGAAGGGCAAGCACTTTGAAGAACTTTCTAGGCCCAAGCACCTCTCCTTGGGCCCCTGAGAAGTTGTCCAGCACGAGTCACCTCTAGGCTCTTCATCACTGCTGCTGTGATCACTCTCAGCCATAGCAAAGACTGTGTCCTCATGTGCTGCTTCTTGTTGATTGCAGCAATAGGAAATGCATTTGCAGTCCTGAGCAATCCTGATAAGAGACTTCGCTATGATGAATACGGAGATGAACAGGTGACTTTCACTGCCCCTCGAGCCAGACCTTATAATTATTACAGGGATTTTGAAGCTGACATCACTCCAGAAGAACTGTTCAACGTCTTCTTTGGAGGACATTTTCCTACAGGTTAGTCTCCCCAAATTATCATTCttaaacatatttctttatttatggCTCTCAGCAAACTCCTGTTTGAAAATCTGAATAGAGGGACAATGGAATGATGGAAACAGCAAGGATTTGGAATCAATtgagcaggagtttgaggcaagtCTCCAGCCTCCAGCTGTGCATAATTTTGACCAGATCATTTAGTTTCTCTGACCCTGTTTCCTCTCCTGAAAAATGGGGCTgttaataatacctacttcacaggGTCACTGTGAGGATTAGATATTTTTAAGTGCCTTTTAAATAAGTAACAAAatgcctattattattattataaaatagcaCTTACAAAGATAAAAGATAGGAAAGTACCCCCAGCAAGTTGGAAGTTGGTATAATTCAATGCCCAGGAAGTAAATTGAATTTTATGAGTTGCTATTAAAAGATACCAGTGACACAATATGGCATTGGGCACGGAAGCAGATGTGAACATGCCAAATAGGATTCATGGCCCAAATGCTCTCTCTCTTCTAGCCTTTTGGGGGTTCTCTCTCACTAGTTGCAAAGGACTATTTAAATGAAGTCAGGAGAGCTCAGCACACTTTAGCTCCAGCTGGTTCACTTGGCTTGCCTACTGTCTTATTTTTCTACTGGGTAAAATAGGCCAATACTCTATCCTTAACAAACCTAGCTGGGAACAAGGACCttgaaaaagacaaggaaggattgggtgcggtggctcacgcactttgggaggccaaggtgggtggaccacttgagttcaggagttcgagaccaacctgcaatgtgatgaaaccccatctctactaaaaatacaaaagttagccaggcgtggtggcgggtgcctgtaaccccaaatactgaggaggctgaggtaggagaatcgcttgaacccaggaagcagaggttgcagtgagctgagatcatgccattgcactccagcctgggtaacagagcaaaacccgtctccaaaaaaaggaaaaaggcaaggaaggagtGTTCGCCATATCCCATACtaagtatttctttctctttcttttccaggaAATATTCATATGTTTTCAAATGTGACAGATGACGCTCACTATTACCGCCGACGGCACCGACATGAGAGGACACAGActcagaaggaggaggaagaagagaaacctCAGGTACCTAGGGAGGGAGGAGTGCTGCTGCCCATAAACAGTTGTACTGGACCAACCTTGATGGTACATGATCAAATTTTAGAAGTTGAACTTGAGATATGTTGCTAAGATGTGCTTTAGGAAAGCAAAAGCAATGGTGAGAAGAGCTGGAAAATTGGCCTAAATAGGCAGAATTGTATCCCCTCCCTCTGCCCATTCTTGGGTGGCTCTCCCAGGATCTCAGCAATCCTGTGGGGCTGACTTcatcaaggctttttttttttgagagagggtctcactgtcactcacGCTGGAGTATAATAgtacaaacacagctcactacaacctcgaactccagggcttaagcaatactcccacctccgcctctcatgtagctgggactataggtgcatgccatcatgcccagctcattttttgcaGAGATCAGTTCtcaccctgtttcccaggctggtcacgaactcctgaactcaagtgatcctcctgccctggtctcccaaagtgctgggattacaggcatgagcccctctCTGGCTTCAAAATTTTCTTGGCTGCAGAAAATAGGAACtctcttcaaaatatttagaaCTAAAGGGGGTTTAAGGTAAGGGATCAAAGGAGTCTCATGAAGCTCAAGGATAAGAAGCACAGCTGGGCTTATGACAGACAGGAACAAAGAACTGGGATACTGTCAGGCTTCCAAGCAGCTGTGCTCTGCAGGACTCTTTGGGCCCAGATTGTCTCTAGTTTTCCTGCCACTCTTtgcctctgttttgttttcaccAAGCAGCTTTGCTTGTTCTACTTCCCCTTGCAAATAGCTAGTCTACAGTGCCTGATGGTGTGTGTTCTTCCTTAAAGTGACAACACAGAAGTGAAGGGTGACGAGTCTCAATCCCAGATTCCTAGGAGAGAAAATGTGATTATCTCTGCCAGAGTTAGATGTCCTCCCAGTCCATCAGCTGTGGCCAAGCATAATGCTAACCTGGCTCCTAGAGCCCCACTCCTGTAAGAGGCACAGTCTGGGCAGGTTTACCTTGAGATGTTTGCTTCATTGGTCTTGTTAATGGGGCTGCAGGGGGATTACTGGCTGTCAATCCAGGTTGTTGTTGGGCCTCCTTCAGCCTGCTCAGCAGAGAGAATAAACGTTATTTGGTATagattgagtatcccttatctgaagtATATGAGACAAGtagtatttcagatttcagatttttttttttggattttggaatatttgcattatacaaTTATACATTTGACaattcctaatctgaaaatctgaggctgggtgcagtggctcacacttgtaatcctaacactttgggagactgaggcaggaggattgcttgagcctaggagttcgagactagctgggcaacatggcaagatcttgtctctacaaaaattttaaaattaactgcaCACGgtagtgtacacctgtggtcccagcttctcaggaggctgaggtgagagaatcatcagaacccaggaggtcaaggctgcagtgagccatgtttgtgtcactatactctaggctgggtgacagagcaagaccatgtctcaaaaaaaaaaaacaaaaaattgaaatccaaaatgctccaatgagcatttgcTTTTGAGTGTCATCCTGGTACgcaaaaagttttagattttggagcattttttaTTTCGAATTTTCTGATTAGGACTGCCCAACCTGTACTTCTCAGCTGAAAGTACAACCTTCCCAGAAAAGCCTGGGGCTTTGTGGATCCTCCTATGCAGTGCATTGgtaatttgttattttctttgggACAACTGTCTTATTTTCAATAAGCTTTATGTTGATAAAGAACActtacaggccaggcgcagtagctcacacctgtaatcccagcactttgggaggccgaggtgggtggatcacgaggtcaggagattgagactatcctggctgcggtgaaaccccgtctctactaaaaatacaaaaaaaattagccgggcgtggtggcgggcgtctgtagtcccagctactcgggaggctgaggcaggagaatggcgtgaacctgagaggcggagcttgcagtgagccgagatcgcaccactgcactctagcctgggcgacagagagaaaaaaaaaaaaaaaagcacttacagcaagttttttttttttttctttttcagactacATATTCTGCATTTATTCAGCTACTTCCAGTTCTTGTGATTGTGATTATATCTGTCATTACTCAGCTGCTGGCTACTAATCCCCCATATAGTCTGTTCTATAAATCGTAAGTCTGATATTTCTCAATCTTTTTCAGTAACAGTCTGGGGGTGAAAGACTTGAAGGTTTTGCTGATACATTACTAACATTTCATTTCACCTTTTGCTGTAGAAAACACCAATTTGATGTTTAAAGGAACAGCTGGGTAGTCATGGTGCTGAGACTCAAAAATACTGAAGCAGTCTCCTGTGTGCCTCAGGAAATAGATTGTTTTGTTCTATAGTGACATCATCTGGTCAGCTGCAGAACAGCAGTAACTGGTTTTTGAAGGATCAGTAGAATTTAAGGTTTAGATGAACACATTATCACACCATGGTAGAGTTAGAAAGACTCTGTTGAGCTGTTGATAGGATTGCTGGACCCTGTGGGTCTCGGAGCATAGTATTAATAATGGGGATCAAgtgattattttcaatttttttgtttttgttgaagatAGAGAAATTCCTTGTAATGCTTTTTGCATACAGATTATAAACTCtgataggatttttaaaaatttcttcaattAATTATTTCAGTTGATTCAGTTTCCAAAGTTTGGTCCCCAGACCAGCCATCATCAGTATCAACAGGCAACATGTTAGAGAGGCAGATTCTAGGGCCCCTCCAAATCCATTGAATTAGAGGCTCTGGGGGTAGGACCAGAAGCCTGAGTTTTAGCAAACCCTCCAGATTATCCTGGTCCACACTGAGGTTTGAGAATCACTAGATTATCTTTTTTGTTagtaatgaataataaattattgttcatGATTATAGTTTAGTgggaaaaaatcttttaaaagtagaatttattAGACAATACATAACAGGAAGAGTCTTTGTCAGTGATCACTGTAGACTGAAGACCATCATTCCAGGTCAATCCAGgtcagtattttccttttttgtttgtttttgtttttttgagacagagtctcgctctgtcacctgggctggagtgccatggtgcaatctgggctcgcttcaacctccatctccctgtcaagcaattcttgtgcctcaacctcctgagtagctgggattacaggcggcacacaccaccacacccggctaatttttatattttagtagagacagggtttcactatgttggccaggctagtctcgaactcctaacctcaggtgatccacccacctcggcctcccaaagtgctgggattacaggcatgagctgttgGGCCCAGCTagtattttccttttacagaGAGCGAAGCTGAGGCTGAAagagaggttttttgttgtttttatttttgaggcagtcttgctctgtcgcccaggcttccgggctgaagtgcagtggtgcaatcttggctcactgtaatctccttcctccgggttcaagtgattctcatgcttcagcctcctgagtaactgggattataagcatgtgccaccacacctggctaatttttgtattttttagtagagactgggtttcaccatgttggctgggctggtctcaaacacctgatgtccacctgtcttggcctcccaaagtgctgggattacagtcatgagccactgcgcccagccttcagAGAGAGGTTTTTGCCATCAGGTCACACACTGATTTCCTCTGTTTCCCAGCTTCTCATGTTTTTCCATATGGCACTTCAGCTTTCTTTCTTGTGAGGCCCGCGGGGTAAGCACGGACCTGCTCTGTAAGATCCCCCAACCCCTTAGAGTGAGGGGAGAGCAGTCATGGCCTCGGCTCTTACTCTAATTAGAGAGGATCTAAGGAGAGGGCCGGGAAAAGGCCAAATAAAATGTAGCCCCTTTAAGTAGAATTTGTCCAATTTGAAGAAAACCATCTTGGATTCTACACATTTCTGTCACATTGTTTTAACTTGAGTTTGAGGTCCCTTCTGTATTTCCTTATGGTTAGAATTTAGTCAGCTCAGTACTCTTAATGTTGCTGAGCACCAGATACCATTGGATGCCTTGGACCCACAGAGAGTTAGCTCTGAAGCATCATTGAAATATTTTGTCTGAGTTTCTTGCATTTCTCAGTTAGCAGCTATGTGCGAAGTACTTTTTATCATGTCCAAAATATTGCTTCTAGGTTGGTGTGAGCtatctgttttttaatttgctataTAACATAATCAGTTCATTCAACCAGCATTTATAATAACCTACTCTGTCAGGTACCATACTAGATCCTACACAACAtaaaaattgtttgttttaaGCATTCAGCATTCTCTTTTAGCACAGAGAGCAGTAAAAGAGAGGTGAGTCTTTTAAGAGAATAAACTATGCTGAAGCTGAATTCATGGTATGAACGTGCTTACATAATACAATTATGATGATGTTATACGTATAATTTTGCTAAGGATATAAGAAGTGTTGGGTACATTAGAAAATGATATCTACCTCTGCTCTGTGAgcagatgatggtgatgatatcTGTGAGGTCAGTGCTAAGAGTAATATTGCCAAATATTATGAGCTCACATGAGCCTCTCTCTCCTTGTTTCAGGACCTTGGGCTACACCATTTCTAGAGAAACTCAGAACCTGCAGGTGCCTTACTTTGTGGATAAAAACTTTGACAAGGCCTACAGAGGAGCTTCTCTGCATGACCTGGAGAAGACAATAGAGAAGGATTACATTGATTATATCCAGACTAGTTGTTGGAAGGAGAAACAACAAAGTAAGATGCTGTAAAAGGGGCATTAGCCGGTGGCCGTGGTTCCTGGCCGTAGGCACCCCCAGCCTCCTGATCCCTCCTCTCTTCTTGTTTGGGGCTACACATGTTTATGTGAACAGAGTCAGAGGACAAAGGCCATTCAGGATACTACAAAAAAGTGGGGGAAATTTATTGACAGGATACATGTGGCCAGGACTTGGCAATCAGGAATTTAGGTGGCGCTAGTCACCTGTCTATATGCCCGTCTCTCTTTGGGTCTCTACCTCTCTGCCCATCTGCCCCCTCTCTTCTCCCCACCagctgccttccttcctttcttccagtttCCCTTTTTCATAACCTTGTTTGCCATGGTTTACAGTAGTTGCCACCCTCCTTATCACTCTCTCAAATTCCCCAGCCTCACCAGTCAGTGCCCCTTTCTGCATCACACACCTCCGTTAAGTTCTTGGTGCTCGCTGATTTGGTCCACAGTTTCCCAATTCCACACTCTGTAGAGGGAAATCTGATTGAGCCAGCCTTACTTTTTGAACCAGAACAAAGGTTTAGAGGTTTCTGGTATTGAATGAGGTGTCCCCTACCCTCACCTCCAGCTGGTTGTGGCCACACAGAACAAAAGTGACCCCCTGGGTCTGCCCCTTTGGGTGTGGCAGGCCTTCCCCCCTATTTCCCTTTCTGGAGACAGTGGGGATGACAGCGTCTGCCACTGGCTTACAGCTCCAGCAAGTATTACTAAGGAGTGTCTGCAGAAGGGGCAGCCCGGTCTCAGCCAACAGCTTCACCTTTGGTCCCACTTGAATTCTACACACACACTGCATTAGTGACTGTGTCTTCTCAAACttggttttggttatttttattttcttttttatttttcaggggCTACCCTTTTAACTGAAGTTTTGGCTcatgtttaaaaagcaaattctgaCTCATTTCTAAAGCCTTATTACTGAGTATCATTAAATATCTAATGGAGTCTGATAAAATTAGCTCGTCGGTCACAGTGCTGCTAAGCCCTCAGTGACCATCACACACTCCCAACTCCGCCCTCAAGTTAAACTCTCCTTCCTCTGTGTTCTTAAAGCACTTTGTTCAACCTGCTAACATAGTACCAATCACACAGTGTTAGAGTTCCAGAGATATATGTCAGTCTCCCCTGCAAGACTATGGGCTCTCTGGGAATAAGAACTTGGTCTTACTAATTTTGTGTCTCAGGGCCCTGGCACAGTGCTTGCTTCAGaacaggtgctcaacaaatgtctTTTGAAGAGAGGATTCTCAGGagtagaaaacaatgaaaatgctgAAGATTGTGAATAACAACAGCAGGGTTAGTGTCCTAACTCACCCTTAGGGACCTGGTCTCTGCCCCCTATTTCTGTAAGGCAAAGTCCCACTGTTCTCTCAAAGTGCATTAGGAAGTTGGTGAGCAGTGACTCTGGGATATAAGAGGAAATTAAATAGGAAGaggaaattccatttttattgaaaaacactGAGGGTTCAGGAAATACTCTACCCCATTGCTAAACTAGATTTTACAAGAATCAAAAATCAGGAAAGAATTTTGGAGCAGGAGAAAGGCCTCATACTAAAAGGCAgtatataggccaggcatggtagcttatgcctatagtcctggcactttgggaggccgaggcaggaggatcacttgagtctaggagtttgagaccagcctgggaaccccatctctacaaaaagtataagaataagccaggtgtggcagcacatgcctgtggttccagctactcaggaggtcaagcctgggagatcgaggctacagtgagctgtgatcactccactgcactccagcctgggctacagagcgagatcctgtctcaataaaaaggcAGTATATACATGGATCCAAATCAGGTGAAAGCCAGTATATGTCCTGAAAGTCCCTATTGTCTGGGTCCTGGGAGGGCTTTGACTTTGTTGCTTTCTGCAAGAACTGGATGAAAATCTGCATTTCACATTCTTCAGACACCCCCTGCCCCACATCTTTCTCTATGGCAGTAAGATGCTGGAATTATGCAAAGAGCTCATGGTAAGGATTGCACCAGAGGTGGTTTCTAAGCTTTTGTCCCCATCCCCACGAGGCCTAGTTCAGAGCTTCAGCACTCTCCAGGTATAAATAAAAATCCAGTGAGTGGCCAggtaccatggctcatgcctgtaatcccagcactttgggaggccaaggagggtggatcacctgaggtcaggagtttgagaccagcctagccacatggtgaaaccccgtctctactgaaaatacaaaaattagctgggagtggtggcgcgcgcctgtaattccagctattcgggaggctgaggcaagagaatcacttgaacccaggaggcagaggttgcagtgagccaagatcatgccactgcacttcagcctgggtgacagagcgagactccatctcaaaaaataaaaaataaaaaataaaaatccagtgaGTAAGCATGAAGCGTGTACCCACAAGTTCCAAATGGGGGTTATCAGCACAAACCCCTTACAAATCTATTTCTGGCATTTAAGTACAGTGGCTATGCAGAGCCTGCACACAACCCAAGTGCCATTTGAGAACAAGCAGCATCTGCCCTCTGAATCCAGCAGGAAGTGCAGCCAACAAGGTTAAATTTAGCGCTTGGAGGTTGTAAAAATAAACCCACTTGAGAACAAAGTTCACTCTTGGCAAAATACCAAATGCAAACTGTTTTTAGCAAGGTTAGCCattgactttttaaatctttggttcatttattttctctgctctTCCTTAGAATGCTTAATCtgggtaaacttttttttttttttttttttttgagacagtctcgctctgtcacccaggctggagtatagtggtgcaatctcggctcattgcaacctccacctcccgggttcaagcaattctcctgcctcagcctcccgagtagctgggactacaggcacatgccaccatgcctggctaattttttttagtttttagtagagatggggtttcaccatgttggtcaggctggtctcaaactcctgacctcaagtaatccgcccacctcggcctcccaaagtgctgggatcacagggggtttcaccgtgttggtcaggctggtctcgaactcctgacctcaagtaatccacccacctcggcctcccaaagtgctgggatcacaggcgtcagccaccacaccctgccaatcTGGGTAAACTTTTATGAGCAATCCCTTACTATAAACACTAATTGTCCTGTTTACTTATTCGCAGCTGCATCTAGATAGTAAACCTGATGCCAGAGCAAGTGGCCACACTACGAGGCTAGGCTGAACGAAAGTAGCAGGCAGCAACTGCCTCTTGGCCTAGCCGAGCTGAGCTGAGCTCCTGGCCTGGACTGACAGAGGAGCACTTCTTTCCACACCCTTGAGCGGGATAACCTAGTGGGTAGAAGCTTAGGCTTTGAAATGGGCATAGAGTCCACTTCCTCCGGGAAAGGTTATGTGGGTGATGGAAGATGGCATGGGTGTAActcttagcacagtgtctggcacatagaaagtgccTAATGTCTGGTGGAGTCCTGGCTTTACCTGGCTTTGCACTGTAGACTGGATGCAGTACCATCTCATGGggctggatcatgagggcagttggGATCCGTTGCAGTCTTTCAGCTGTCGAGACCAATCTGGGCTCTTTTGCAGCATGTTCTTGGGAGAGGTTCTGGGTCTTGCTTCTCTTGGCAATTTGCCTGAGTCAGTTTATCTTTAAGGCTCAATGCTCTGTCCATCTGTTACAGTGACATTCAGAGGAAGGGGAACTTTCTGCTAAGAAGAAAAGGTATTCTCTGGAACCTGCCATTCCCCAAAATTTTTTTACATTGCTTAGAAGTTATTGAATATTAACAGAATTTGTCAAAAGCAGCATATTCTTGAAGTTGACCCTTTGTTCATTGAAGGATGAAAGGATTCACTGGCAATTTAGAGAGAAGTTGCTCTGAGCTTGGTAGTGGGGATGTGGGACACGGTTCCTTGAAACACTAACCTTGTACAAGGTCCTTGCTGTGGAGCAGGGGTCTCTGAGCTGGTTTCAGTGAGCTTTATGAAAAGCAATATGATATTTTGAGAAAAGCAGTTATCTTTCATCAGCTTGTTGAAGTGGCCTtcaatgtagaaaatataaagagtCACTAGCCCTTAATGTTTCCTGGAACAAGATTTCAGGGAATGAGGCATTTAGAAAAGCTGAGCGAATGAAAAacctaaggaaataatttcaaagaaaagcaaaaccacagaatCTGTTTCCATACTGGTGTAACTGTGACTCCAGAGGACTAAAGGCACAGACTGACTTCACAGAGGCCTCCTGGGCGGAGGTTACCCACAGGCCAAGGAAGCCTGAGATTGGAGTTAGTGGCGAGCCCTGGGCAGGATGCAGGAGCAGAGAGCTTTCATTTGGAAATGGCCCATGATCCTCCATGAAGCCCCATCACCTGCAAGGGTGACTGTGCCAAGACAAGCCCTGGCTAGCAGGCACTGCAGGCACCCTCACCGAGCAGGGAGAGCACATtgttctggagcctgggagacCCACTGCTTGCCAAGCAACTGCTGGGCTAGAGCCCAGGCTGTTTGGCCTCCATTGTAGAGGGAGGGTTTTTATGCATATCCACCCCTCACCCTGGAGTCCTGCACTTAATCTGCACTTTGGGCCTTACTTGGGGGTAAATAGCATCATTGTGAGCAGAAATGCCAGACAGTGTTTTGTGTTGATAGAAACGTATTCGGAAAGCAATGCCCATTGT
This sequence is a window from Papio anubis isolate 15944 chromosome 5, Panubis1.0, whole genome shotgun sequence. Protein-coding genes within it:
- the DNAJC18 gene encoding dnaJ homolog subfamily C member 18 isoform X1: MAATLGSGERWTEAYIDAVRRNKYPEDTPSESHDPCGCCNCVKAQKEKKSENEWTQTRQGEGSSMYSEEQLLGVQRIKKCRNYYEILGVSRDASDEELKKAYRKLALKFHPDKNCAPGATDAFKAIGNAFAVLSNPDKRLRYDEYGDEQVTFTAPRARPYNYYRDFEADITPEELFNVFFGGHFPTGNIHMFSNVTDDAHYYRRRHRHERTQTQKEEEEEKPQTTYSAFIQLLPVLVIVIISVITQLLATNPPYSLFYKSTLGYTISRETQNLQVPYFVDKNFDKAYRGASLHDLEKTIEKDYIDYIQTSCWKEKQQKSELTNLAGLYRDERLKQKAESLKLENCEKLSKLIGLRRGG
- the DNAJC18 gene encoding dnaJ homolog subfamily C member 18 isoform X2, whose protein sequence is MAATLGSGERWTEAYIDAVRRNKYPEDTPSESHDPCGCCNCVKAQKEKKSENEWTQTRQGEGSSMYSEEQLLGVQRIKKCRNYYEILGVSRDASDEELKKAYRKLALKFHPDKNCAPGATDAFKAIGNAFAVLSNPDKRLRYDEYGDEQVTFTAPRARPYNYYRDFEADITPEELFNVFFGGHFPTGNIHMFSNVTDDAHYYRRRHRHERTQTQKEEEEEKPQTTYSAFIQLLPVLVIVIISVITQLLATNPPYSLFYKSTLGYTISRETQNLQVPYFVDKNFDKAYRGASLHDLEKTIEKDYIDYIQTSCWKEKQQRPWHSACFRTGAQQMSFEERILRSRKQ